The window TCGTGTTGGTGTTCGGCGTGGTCACCGCTTTGCGCAAACGTTTTTGCGGAAACGGTCAGCGTCAAAACGAGAGCTGTAAACATTGTCAGCTTGAAAAGTTTCATTTTTGATTCTCCTTTGAAAAGTTGGTTGGGTTTATCCATGGTGTTGATGAGCGTCTTTTTTGTTCGGCCATTTCGGGCCGGGTTCATATTTCCCGTCTTTGATCAGGGCCAGCATGCGGTCGTATTTGTCCGGTGGCAGCACGCGCACCAGCGTCATCATGCCCATCATCGCGCCCGTCCACCCTTCGGGCAGCCAGGAGTTTTCGGCGCGCGCGACTTCCTCGTCCATTGTCATCCACATATCTTGCGGAAACCCTGGAACGGGTTTCGCCGGGTTGGGAGCTTTGCCGTGCATCGGCCCGACCATCGAAACCATCTGGTTCATCATGTGGTGCGGCAAATGGCAATGCAGCATCCAATCGCCCAGGTTTTTGGCCTCAAATTCGATGTCGCGCGCTTGCGCAACGCCGACAATCACAGTGTTGCCCGGATACCAGGCGGTTTCAGGAATCCGCCCGCCTTCAGTGCCGGTGACATAAAATTGATTGCCGTGCAGATGAATCGGGTGATGATCCATCCCCAGATTGGCCAGCCGAATCCGCACACGCTCTCCGTGTTTGACGATCAATGGTGTGCAGGCCGGCCCGGCCTTGCCATTCATCGTCAACCAGTTGAATTCCATGGCCATCGTGT is drawn from Acidobacteriota bacterium and contains these coding sequences:
- a CDS encoding copper oxidase, whose translation is MHKPAAPSEPQSKAPSQLETLGAATPFRPVYTPDIPKLPFKLENGVKVFHLIAEPVRTEFLPAASWAEARNVDAWGFNGGVPGPTIEVQEGDRVRIHFTNNLPEPTSPHWHGLEVPQDQDGVPGIGQWLIMPGETHTYEFMLHQHGTFFYHSHMPMQEMMGMIGFFIIHPRNAIQPQVDKDFGLILQGWAILPNNTVPNTMAMEFNWLTMNGKAGPACTPLIVKHGERVRIRLANLGMDHHPIHLHGNQFYVTGTEGGRIPETAWYPGNTVIVGVAQARDIEFEAKNLGDWMLHCHLPHHMMNQMVSMVGPMHGKAPNPAKPVPGFPQDMWMTMDEEVARAENSWLPEGWTGAMMGMMTLVRVLPPDKYDRMLALIKDGKYEPGPKWPNKKDAHQHHG